From the Carya illinoinensis cultivar Pawnee chromosome 4, C.illinoinensisPawnee_v1, whole genome shotgun sequence genome, one window contains:
- the LOC122308332 gene encoding transcriptional corepressor LEUNIG-like: MSQPNWEADKMLDVYIYDYLMKRNLHASAKAFQAEGKVSVDPVAIDAPGGFLFEWWSVFWDIFIARTNQKHSEPAASYIETQLAKAREQQQQKPQQQQMQMQQLLLQRQQQHQLQQQQQRRDGNQLLNGTASGLVSSDPPLMRQNPATANALPTKMYEERLKLPLQRDALDDGPMKQRLGDNVGQFLDPNHASMLKADATGGQPPGQTLHGTPGGISGNLQQIQNRSQHLPGPMQDVKSEMNSMMNPRATGPEGSLTGVQGSNQGSNNLTLKGWPLTGLEQLRSGLLPQQKSLMQSQPFNQLQLQQLLQAQKNLASSSANDLEFRRQRMLLNNRNVGIAADDQLNSVGERVSNIGSPGRVGCPVLHHADTEMLLKLQQQQMMHNSQQQQHYAPHPLSSQQSQNSNHHPRLQDKMNGAGSITGDGSISNNFKGNDQAPKSQLGRKRKQPVSSSGPANSSGTANTAGPSPSSPSSPSTHTPGDVMSMATLSHNGGSSKSLLMFGSDGMGSLTSVPNRLADIDRFVDDGSLEDNVESFLSNDDADPRDRVGQCSDVSKGYALTEIQLIPASTGEVECCHFSSDGKLLATGGHDRKAVLWCTESFAMKSSLEEHSQWITDVRFSASILRLATSSADKTVRVWDTDNPGYSLRTFTGHSAAVMSLDFHPSNDDFICSCDDSEIRYWSVKNGSCTGIFKGGATQVRFQPRLGRLLAAASEKFVSVLDVETQLCRLKLQGHKNPVHSVCWDPSGEYLASVSDDLVRVWTIGSGNKGECIHELSCTGNKFHTCVFHPTYHSLLIIGCYETLELWNASENKTMTLQRAHDKLVSSLAVSSVTGLVASASHDKCVKLWK; this comes from the exons atgtcTCAGCCCAACTGGGAAGCTGATAAAAT GTtggatgtgtatatatatgattatctTATGAAGAGGAACTTACATGCTTCTGCAAAAGCATTTCAAGCGGAAGGGAAAGTCTCTGTAGATCCTGTCG CAATTGATGCACCCGGTGGCTTTCTTTTTGAATGGTGGTCTGTCTTTTGGGACATATTTATTGCTAGGACAAACCAGAAGCACTCAGAACCAGCTGCATCATACATTGAG ACACAATTGGCAAAGGCTAgggagcagcagcagcagaaacCTCAGCAGCAGCAGATGCAAATGCAGCAGCTCTTGTTGCAAAGGCAGCAGCAGCATCAACTGCAACAACAGCAGCAGCGAAGAGATGGGAACCAGCTTCTAAATGGCACTGCCAGTGGGCTTGTAAGCAGTGACCCCCCTCTTATGAGGCAGAACCCTGCAACTGCAAATGCCTTGCCAACAAAAATGTATGAGGAAAGACTCAAGCTTCCACTCCAGAGAGATGCCTTGGATGATGGACCTATGAAG CAAAGGTTGGGTGACAATGTGGGACAGTTTCTGGACCCAAATCATGCCTCAATGCTGAAGGCAGATGCCACAGGTGGCCAACCTCCagg GCAAACACTTCATGGCACGCCTGGGGGTATTTCTGGGAATCTTCAGCAAATTCAAAATCGGAGTCAGCACCTTCCAGGGCCCATGCAg GACGTAAAGAGTGAGATGAATTCAATGATGAACCCCAGAGCTACTGGACCAGAAGGATCATTGACTGGAGTTCAAG GATCAAATCAAGGCAGTAACAATTTGACACTAAAAGGATGGCCTTTGACG GGGTTGGAGCAACTTCGATCTGGACTTCTTCCACAGCAGAAGTCTTTGATGCAGTCTCAGCCTTTCAATCAGCTTCAGCTACAGCAGCTGCTTCAGGCACAGAAAAACTTGGCATCTTCATCTGCTAATGATTTGGAATTCAGAAGACAGAGAATGCTTCTTAACAATCGAAATGTTGGCATTGCTGCTGATGACCAGTTAAATTCTGTTGGTGAAAGAGTTTCTAATATTGGATCCCCAGGGCGAGTTGGTTGCCCTGTGTTACATCATGCAGACACAGAAATGCTACTTAAG TTACAGCAGCAACAAATGATGCACAACAGTCAGCAGCAACAACATTATGCACCACATCCACTTTCTAGTCAACAGTCTCAGAATTCAAACCACCATCCCCGGCTGCAAGATAAAATGAACGGTGCTGGCAGCATCACTGGAGATGGTAGCATTTCAAACAACTTTAAAGGAAATGATCAG gCTCCAAAAAGTCAACTTGGGCGAAAGAGAAAGCAGCCAGTATCGTCTTCAGGCCCTGCCAATAGCTCTGGAACTGCAAACACCGCAGGACCCTCCCCAAGTTCACCTTCATCACCTTCCACTCACACACCGGGAGATGTGATGTCCATGGCAACTTTGTCACATAATGGTGGTTCGTCCAAGTCTCTGCTTATGTTTGGTTCTGATGGCATGGGCTCACTTACATCTGTACCAAATCGGTTG GCTGATATTGACCGTTTTGTGGATGATGGATCTTTGGAAGATAATGTTGAGTCGTTCTTATCTAATGACGATGCAGACCCTAGGGATAGAGTTGGCCAGTGTTCTGATGTCAGCAAAG GATACGCATTAACAGAAATCCAGCTTATTCCTGCAAGTACGGGTGAAGTTGAATGCTGTCACTTCTCATCAGATGGAAAATTGCTTGCTACTGGTGGGCACGATAGAAAG GCTGTGTTGTGGTGTACAGAATCCTTTGCAATGAAGTCTTCACTTGAAGAACATTCTCAATGGATAACTGATGTTCGTTTCAGTGCAAGCATATTGCGGCTTGCTACATCTTCAGCTGACAAAACTGTCAGGGTGTGGGACACTGATAAT CCTGGGTATTCTCTTCGTACTTTTACGGGGCATTCTGCAGCTGTTATGTCATTGGACTTCCACCCTAGTAACGACGACTTTATCTGCTCCTGTGATGATAGTGAGATAAGGTATTGGAGTGTCAAGAATGGCAGTTGTACTGGCATTTTCAAG GGGGGTGCAACCCAGGTGAGGTTCCAACCTCGTCTTGGAAGGCTTCTTGCTGCTGCCTCAGAAAAGTTTGTATCTGTACTTGATGTAGAGACCCAACTTTGCAGGCTTAAATTACAG GGCCACAAAAACCCTGTCCATTCTGTCTGCTGGGATCCTTCTGGTGAATATCTGGCCTCTGTGAGTGATGACCTGGTTAGGGTATGGACAATTGGCTCCGGTAACAAAGGGGAATGCATTCACGAGTTAAGCTGTACTGGCAACAAATTCCATACCTGTGTTTTCCACCCTACTTATCATTCCCTATTGATCATCGGCTGTTATGAG ACTCTGGAACTGTGGAATGCAAGCGAGAACAAAACGATGACTTTACAACGTGCGCATGACAAGCTAGTCTCTTCTTTAGCAGTATCAAGTGTGACAGGTTTGGTAGCTTCAGCTAGTCATGACAAGTGTGTGAAGCTCTGGAAGTGA